DNA sequence from the Amycolatopsis sp. Hca4 genome:
GCCGCCTCCGCGTTCTGCGCCATACCGACGGACCCTACGGAGCGGCCGGTAGGGAAGGTCCTAGAGGAAATCCCCGCGGTGGCCGGGGAATCTAGGGAATTCCGGGCGGGCGGCCGATGACACTCGGCACCGGGTGCGCCCCGCACGAACCTCGGAGAGGAACCGGCCATGACGACATCCGAAGAGCTGCCGACGCTCGCGTCGCTGCGTTCGCCCGTGTTGGGCGACAACCCGTACCTGCGCAAGCTGCAGGCGGAGCGGCCGATCTGGCGGGTGCGCACCGACACGGGTGACGAAGGCTGGCTGGTGGTGGGCTACCCGGAGATCAAGGAGCTGATGCTCGACAAGCGCATCGGCCGCACGCACCCGAAGCCCGCCGAGGCCGCGCAGCTGGCCGACAACCCGATCTTCTCGATGATCGCCGGGGTGGCGGCCGGCCGGGACGAGCACGAGCTGCACGCCGCCTTCCGCGCCCTGCTGATCCCGCACTTCTCCCACAAGAAGATGCAGTCCCTCAAGCCGAGGGTGGAGGGCATCGTCCGCGGCATGGTGGACGAGCTGGCCGCGCTCACCCCGCCCGTCGACCTCCAGACCGCTTTTTCGCTCCCGGTTTCGCTGAAGGTGCTGTGCGAGCTGATGGGCGTGCCGCAGGACGAGCGCGACCGGCTGGGAGAGCTGCTCGACCACGTGCACGGGATCGGCGAACACGCCAACGCCGGCCAGGCCGAGTTCATCGGCTACCTGATGGGGCTGGCCGCCCGCAAGCGGGAGGATCCCGGCGACGACGTGATCTCCGGGATCTGCCAGGCCGGGCTGAAGGACTCCGACGTCACCAACATCGTCTGCATGCTGTTGTTCGCCGGGCACGAGAGCGTGGCAACGCACATCGGCAACGGCGTGGCCCGGCTGCTGACCCGGCCGGACCTGCTGGCCGAGGTGCGCTCGGACCCGTCGGCGATGGCCGGGGCCGTGGAGGAACTGCTGCGCACGGCCAACTTCGGCGGCGGGGCTCAGCCGCACTACGCGCACGAGGACATCGAAATCTCCGGCGTCACCATCCGGGCCGGGGACCTGGTGCTGCCGGACTTCGCCATCGCCAACTTCGACGAGCGCTCATTCGCCGACCCGGAGCGGATCGACTTCGGCCGCAAGCCCAACCAGCACCTCACCTTCGCCCACGGTGCCTGGCACTGCGTCGGGGCCCCGCTGGCCCGGCTGGAGCTCAACGCGGTGTTCACCGCCCTGCTGGCGAAGTTCCCCGACCTGACCTTGACCACCACGCTGGAGAAGCTGAACCGCGTCGACGGCGAAGACGGCACCGACCGGCTCGCGGCGTCCATCAGCGCGCTCCCCGTGGCGTGGTGAGCCATGGGTGAACTCCGGGGTGTCGAGGCGCTGGCCGGGCGCACGCCCACCGTGCTGTCGGCCCACTACGACGACGGCGTCCTCTCGTGCGGCGGGCTGCTCGCGGCCTGCGCCGAGGCGGGCACGCCGGGCACGGTCGTCACGGTGTTCTCCGGGGCGCCCGAACCGCCGCTGTCGGACGCGGCCCGGGCGTTCCACCGGGCGTGCGGCCTCGGTGACGCCGACGCCATCGCGACCCGGGAGGCGGAGGACGACCGCGCGATGACCGCGGTGGGGGCCGCTCCCGTCCGCCTGGGCGTGCCGGACGCGCTGTACCGCAAGGACCACGCGGGCCACCCGAGGTACCCGCAGGAGGAGGGGATGTCCCGGGCCGCGCTGGCGGCGGAGACCGAGCTGATCGGGAGGCTGGCGGCCGTCCTGGCCGCCGAGCCGTCGGTGCGCGACGCCGAGCTGGTCCTGGCCCCGCTGGCCATCGGCAACCACATCGACCACCGGATCACCCGCGCCGCGGCCCGATTGCTCGACCGCGACCCCGACACCGTCTGGTGGTACGAGGACGCGCCCTATGTGATCTTCCCGAAAGACCTGCTCGAGCCGTTCGACGAGTCCCACACCGACCCCCGGACCGTCCGGCTCACGCGGGGGCAGTGGCAGGCCAAGCTGCGGGGGATCGGCTGCTACGCCTCCCAGGCACCCATCCTCCTCGGTGGCCACGCCGAACTGCCGAAGTGGCTCACGATGTACGCCGAGTCGCTGGCGGACGGCGAGCCGGCCGAACGCTACTGGAGCCTCCCCGCCGCTTGACCCGGCGCGCACCTGGACGAATCAGTCGAAGCGGGCACGGCCGGGCGACCGGCCGTGCCCGCTTCCGCAGAGATCACGCTGTCTGGCTGAGCGCGGCCAGGTGGTGCTCGATCAGGTCGGCCGAACGCGTCGCGGCCGGCTCGGCGGAGCGGAGTTCGTTCCGGAAGGCGGCCACGGCGGCCCGGATCCGGTCGCTGGTGTGCACCGTCTCCACGGCCTCCCGCAGCCCCTGCGCCGTCAGCGTCTCCGGTTCCAGCAGCACGCCGAGGTCCTGGTCGGCGACCGTGCGGGCGGTGCGCAGCTCTTCTTGCTGCTGCGGCACGGTGACCAGCGGTACCCCGGCGGTCAGCGACTCCAGCACGGAGTTCATCCCGGCGTGGGAGACGAAGGCTTCGGCGTGCCGCAGCACGGACAGCTGCGGGAAGTACGGCCGCACCTCGGTGTTGGCCGGTACCGGGCCCAGCTCCGCCGGGTCCACGTGTTCCCCGATGGCCATCGCGACCTGCCAGCCGGTGTCGCCGAAGGCTTCGAAGCACTGCCGGAAGAACCCGGTCGTGTCGGCCAGGAAGCTGCCCATCGAGATGAACAGCAGCGGGCGGTCGCCGGTCTTGCGCCAGGCGCTGTCGTCGGCCCAGCCACCCAGGGCCGGGCCGACGAAGTGGAACCGTTCGTCGAAGGTGTCCGCGGCGGGCTGGAACGAGCGGGGCAGGAACACCAGGTTCAGCGGGGCGCAGCTCTCCCGCTCGTGCGGGGGCGTCAGGCCGAATTCCGCCGCGGTGCTCAGCTGGCTCCGGAAGATTTCGGTGAAGATCTCGATGGCCCGGGGGTCGGACATGTCCGTGCCGGCGGCCAGCAGTTCGTCGAGCGAGAAGTGGGCGTTGCTGGCGTAGGTCGGGTTGAGGGCGACGCAGGGCACGTCGAACCGTTCGGCCACCATGGTCGCCGACACCGCCTGGGCGTCGTAGCACAGCACATCCGGCCGGTCGTTCTCGAACAACTCGTTGAGCAGCCGCCCGCTGACCTTGGTCATCGCCAGCAGCGCCTCCGCGGTCGCCACGGTGTGCCGGGCGCTGGGCGTGGCCGACCGTGGCGGCAGCGCCACCGGGATCGGCAGCAGGGCGGCTCCGGCCGCCTCGACGTCCGCGCGGAACTTGTCGTGGGCGGCGTAGGTGACCCGGTGGCCGCGGTTCCGCAGTTCACGGGCCAGCGGCAGCGTCGGGCGGAGGTGTCCGAGCGCGGGAACGGTGACGAACAGGACGTGCATGCGGGTGCTTCCCCTCGCGTTCGTGGTCGCGTCGAGCGGTACCGGGATTGTCCGCCGGGAGGGGGTAGGGGTTCCCCCAGTCCGGAGACAGTGGCCATCGGGCCCACCGGATCGGTACGCGCGTGCAGCCGTGCCGCCGCACGGGTTGTCCCCGCCGGTTTTTGACTTACGATCACGCAGGTCTCAGCAACAACGGGGTGGTGAGAATGGACGGGGAACAACGTCGTCGGACGATCACGCGCTGGGTGAGCGAGTACGGTGGGCTCACCGTCCTGGAGTTCGCCGAGCGCCACGGCGTCAGTACCGAGGCCGTCTGGTCCGACCTGACGGCCTTGGAGCACGAGGGCACCCTGCGCCGGGTGCCCGACGGCGCGATCCCCGTCGTACCGGTGCGGCCGGGCGTGGGCACCCCGGACGCGCCCGACGAGTGGGGCGCGCTGTGCGAGATGCACGCGGAGAAGGAACGGATCGCCCGGGCCGCGGTCGGCGAGGTGCCCGCGGGCGGTTCGATCCTGCTGGACGCCGGGAGCACGGTGGCGCAACTGGTCGGGCTCCTGCCCGCCGACCACGACCTGACCATCGTCACGCAGTCGGTGGCCGTGGCCGTGGCGTTGAGCGAGCGCCCGGACCTGAACCTGATGCTGGTCGGCGGCCGGGTCCGCGGCGGCTCGCTGGCCCTGGTGGACAGCTGGGCGCTGCGCACGCTGGCCGACACCTGCGTCGACGTCGCCTTCCTCAGCGCCGACGGGGTGTCCGTGCGGCACGGGATGACCGTGCGCAACGGGGCGGTGGCGATGGTGAAACGCGCGGCCATGGTGGCCGCGCGGCGGACCGTGCTGCTGGCCGACCACACCAAGCTCGACCAGGACCGGCTGGCCCGCTTCGGTGCGCTGGGCGAGGTCGACGTCCTGATCACCGACGACCACGCCGACCCGGAGTGCGTCGCCGCGATCGCCGCCGCCGGGCCCCGTGTGCTCGTGGTCTGAACGGGCCCGAGCCCGGCCGTCGAAAAGCGCGTGGCCGCGGATCGATGATTTCGACGATTTCGAGAACAATGGCAGCGCCGAACGGAGCAATGGCGGGAGCGAATGCGCCGGCGCCGAATCAGACCGCGATGACCCGGGGGCCGGCGGCGGCGATGTCCGAACGCGCTTTCGGGTCGATCCCGTCATCGGTGATGAAGGTGTCGATGTCCGACAGGTCGGCGAACCGCGTCAGGAACACGTTGTCCACCTTGGAGTGGTCGGCGAGCAGGACGCGGCGGCGGGCGCAGTCGATCGAGGCCCGTTTCACCAGCGCCTCGTCGAGGTCCGGGGTGGTCAGCCCGCGCTCGGCGGAAACGCCGTTGGTGGCGATGAACGCGACTTCCACGAACGTGTCCCGCAAGGCCCGCAGAGCCCAGTCGTCCACGGTGGCCAGTGTGGTGCTGCGCAGCCGGCCGCCGACCAGCACCACCTGCAGGTTGGGCCGCGCGTGCAGCGACAGCGCCACGTTCACCGAGTTCGTCACCACGGTCAGTTCCCGGTCCGCCGGGAGTTCCGCGGCCAGGCGTTCGGTCGTGGTGCCGGCGTCGATGAGGATCGTGCCCACTTCGGGCAGTTCACCCAGTGCGGCGCGCGCGATCCGCGTCTTCTCCGCCGTCATCACGGCCCGGCGCGCGCCCACCGCGGGTTCGAAGGACAGCCGGTCCAGGGAGATCGCGCCGCCGTGCACGCGGCGGGCGTGGCCCAGCCGTTCCAGGGCGGTCAGGTCGCGGCGGATGGTTTCGGCGGTCACGGCGAATTCGGCCGCCAGCGGAACGACTTCCACCCGGCCGTGCACGCGCAGCCGTTCCACGATGATCCTTTGCCGCTCTTCCGCGTACAACGCCGTTTCCTCGTTCCCCTCGCGAGCGTGACGATGCCGCAGCTTAGGGGACCGGCGGCGGACGTCCCCGATTTCCCGGATAAACGCGGGAAAACATCGCTCCGGCGGCCGCGAGCCGCGGTTCGGTGGTGCGCCGGGACGCAATTGTCCGGTTGCCGCAGTTCGCCGCGGGGCCGGTGCGGCAATGTCTCGGGAATTCCCGGCTCGCCGCCCCGTAGGTTGCCAGTGCTCGCCGGCCGGATCGCGCGATGGGAGTGTCTTGGCCACCACCGTTACGGCCCGGCGCTCGGGCTGCCCGAGCCGGCCGGCCCGAACCGCGGCCACACCCTGGTGCCACCGCCGGATTCCGCAAGGGAATTCCTGGGGCAGATCGTGAACGGTCGCAACCGGTCCTCACCGGCGCCGACCAGCCCAAAATGCCCGAGACGGCCGAAGGGTGCTGCGAGGCCTCGACCAGGCCTCGCAGCACCCTTCGGCGCACCTCTTGGTCGGTGATGTGCCGCGTCAGTGGGTGCGGTTCGCCCACCAGGTCTGGCCGGCCTCGGGGAGGGTGGAGATCGGGTCGTAGTACGGGTACCGGCGCTGCAACGCCTCCGGGTCCTCCAGCTCGATCCCGGTCCGGTAGTTCTTGGTCCAGTACGAGATCCCCAGCTCCCGGTCGTACTCGGCCAGCTGGTGCACCCACCGCTTCCCCACGTAGGGCACGTCGCACACGATCCGCGGCGTCGCGTACCCCGGCAGGTACCCCATGATCGCGTGCTGCAGCTCCTGCGCCTCCCACACCGCCACGCGCCAGTGCTCCGCGTTGGGGATCATGTCGCACATGTAGAAGTAGTACGGCAGGATGTTCGCTTCCCCTTGCAGCGCAAAGCAAAGGTCCAGCAGCGCCGCCGGGGTCGCGTTGACGCCGCGCATCAGCACGCCCTGGTTGCGGACGTCCCGCACCCCCACGTTCAGCGCTGTCTGCGCGGCTTCCGCCACCAAGGGCGTCACCGACTGGGCGTGGTTGACGTGGGTGTGGATCGCCAGGTTGACCCCGCGCCGCTGGGCGGTGACCGCGACGCGCTCCAGCCCCTCGACCACCTTCGGCTGGAGCCAGTGCTGGGGCAGCGCCGCCAGTGCCTTCGTCGCCAGGCGGATGTCGCGGACGGTGTCGATGTCCATCAGGCGCATCAGGAACGACTCCAGCTGCGGCCACGGGACGTTGGCGACGTCGCCGCCGGAGACCACGACGTCGCGGACGCCCGGGGTCTTCTTCAGGTACGCGATCATCGCGTCCTGGCGGTCGACCGGCTTGAGCGTCAGCTTGTGCTTCTCCACCGTCTCCGTCGAGTTGCCGACCAGGTCCATGCGGGTGCAGTGGCCGCAGTACTGGGGGCAGGTCGAGATCATCTCGGCCAGCACCTTGGTCGGGTAGCGGTGGGTCAGGCCCTCCACCACCCACATCTCGGCCTCGTGCAGCGAGTCGCGCTCGGAGTGGGGGTGGCTCGGCCAGGTGGCGTCACGATCACTGCGCACCGGCAGCATGTAGCGGCGGATCGGGTCGGCGTAGAACGCCTCGGTCACCTTGGCCGGGTCGGTGCCGGCCGTGGGGCCATCGTGTTGAGCATCTGCGGGGCAGCAGCATCGACATCGTCGCCAGCTCGCGCTGGTCGGCGAGCAGGTCGTCGTAGAAGCGCTCCTCGAGCAGGTCGCCCATCAGCGCGCGCAGCTGCTTGACGTTGCGGACGCAGTGCACCCGCTGCCACTGCGCGTCACGCCACTCGGCCTCGGTCACGTCGTGCCAGCCAGGAAAGCGGCGCCAGTCGGGTTCCACCAGCTCGGCGCGGGCGTACTCGTAGGGCTGGTCGAAGGCGGCGGCAGGCGTCACAGGTTCCTGGATCGCAGTCACTTGTACTCCTAGTCGTCGGGAACGCGTTAAAATATCCTGTCATAACGCTGCCACAGAGTAAATCTTCCTGCCTGCTGGGGCGCCGTCCCCCACGTGGACGAAGGGGGCAGACTCAAGGTGTGACGGACGAACAGACGACGCTCCTGCTCGGCGGGCGCATCTACACCCCCGCCGGACCCGACACGACCGCGATGGCGGTCACCGGCGGCACCGTGGTCTGGGTCGGGCAGGACGCCCCGGCCCGCGCCCTGCACCCCGGCGCCCGGGTCGTCGACCTCCATGGCGCCTTCGTCGCCCCCGCCTTCGTCGACGCGCACGTCCACGCCACCGCCACCGGCCTGCACCTGACCGGCCTCGACCTCACCGGCGTCCGCAGCGCCGCCGACCTGCTGGCCCACGTCCGCACCGCCGTCGCGCCGGGCCAGGTCCTGCTCGCCCACGGCTGGGACGAGACCACCTGGACCGACCCCCGCCTGCCCAGCCGCGCGGAGCTCGACGACGCCGCCGGGGGCACGCCGGTCTACCTCAGCCGCGTCGACGTCCACTCCGCGCTGGTCTCCACCGCGCTGGTCGAGCTGGCCCCGGCCGCCCGCGACGCCGACGGCTGGTCACCCGAAGGCCCGCTCACCCGCGCCGCCCACCACGCCGTCCGCGCGGCCGTGCGCGCCGCCATCACCCCCGAGCAGCGCGAACGCGCCCAGCGAGCCTTCCTCGCCGAGGCCGCGAAGCAGGGCATCGTCAGCGTCCACGAATGCGCCGGCCCCGACATCTCCGGCCGCGACGACCTCGCCGCCCTCCTCGCCCTCGCCGGCCCCGGCACGCCCGAGGTCGTCGGCTACTGGGGCGAACTCGGCGCCGTCGAAACCGCCCGCGAGCTCGGCGCCCGCGGCCTGGCCGGCGACCTGTTCGCCGACGGCGCCCTCGGCTCCCACACCGCTGCCCTCACCGAGCCCTACGCCGACCACCCGGGCACCGGGACGCGCTACCTCGACGCCCACCGCATCGCCGGGCACCTGGCCGCCTGCACCGAAGCCGGGCTGCAAGCCGGCTTCCACGTCATCGGCGACGCCGCCGTCGCCGAGGTCGTCGAAGGCTTCCGGCTGGCCGAAAAGGAGGTCGGGCAGCGCGCCCTCGCCGCCCGCCACCACCGGCTCGAGCACCTGGAAATGGTCACCGCCGACCAGGCCAAGCAGCTGGCAGGCTGGGGCGTCGTCGCCTCGATGCAGCCGCAGTTCGACGCCCTCTGGGGCGGCCCGGAAGGCATGTACGCCGAACGCCTCGGCGCCGAACGCGCGGCCGGGCTCAACCCCTTCGCCACCCTCGCCGCCGAAGGCGTCTTGCTCGCCTTCGGCTCCGACGCCCCGGTCACACCGCTGGACCCGTGGGCGAGCGTCCGCGCCGCGGCCTACCACCGGACACCGGGCGCCGGCCTGTCGCCGCGGGCGGCGTTCACCGCCCACACCCGCGCCGGGCACCGCGCGGCCGGGGTCAACGACGGCGTCACCGGCAGCCTCGTCCCCGGCGCGCCGGCGCACTACGCGATCTGGGACGCCACCGACCTGGTCGTGGCCACCCCCGACAGCCGCGTGCAGCGGTGGTCCACCGACCCGCGCGCCGGCGTGCCGCCGCTGCCCAGGCTGGAACCGGACGCCGCCCTCCCGCAGTGCCTGCGCACGGTCCGCGCGGGTGCGGTCCTCCACGACACCATCACCTAGAGTTCTCGGCTGTGGCAGTCACCGTGGCGGACCCCGGACCGGGCACCCCGCACCAGCGCGCCCGCACGCGGCGGTTCCCCCCGGCCTGGCTGCTGCGCACCGCCGCGGCGTGCACGTCCGGATTCGCCTTCTACCTCAGCTTCGCGCCGCGTCCGCTGTGGTGGCTGGCGCCACTGGCGTTCGCCGGACTGGCGCTCGTGCTGCGCGGCCGCCGCTTCCGGGCCGGCTTCGGCTACGGCTTCGCGTTCGGGTTCGTCTTCTTCCTGCCGCTGCTGACCTGGCTGCTGGACTTCCTCGGCCCCGACTTCGGCCCGTGGCCGTGGCTGGGCCTGTCCTTCGCGCTGGCGCTCTACCACGGCCTGGCGGGCGGGCTGATCACGCTGGTGTCCCGGCTGCCGGCCGCGCCGCTGTGGGCCGCGCTGGTGTTCATCGCCCTGGAGACCCCGCGCGCGTGGTTCCCCTTCGGCGGCTTCCCGTGGGGCCGGGTCGCCTTCAGCCAGCCCGAAGGCGCGTTCCTGCCGCTCGCCTCGATCGGCGGCGCCCCGCTGGTCGGCCTGGCCGTCGTCCTCACCGGCTTCGCGCCGGCCGCTCTCGCCGCGCGGCTGTGGCGGGTGCGCAAGATCACCCGCCCGGCGGCCTTCGCCGCGCTCGGCACCCTGCTGCCCGTCGTCGCCGGTCTCGCGCTCTGGCCGGCGATCGGCACCGACGCCCAGGACGGCGAGCGCACCGTCGCCACCGTCCAGGGCAACGCCCCGGACATCGGGCTCGCCCTGCAGGGGGAGCGGACCGTGCTGCGCGACAACACCATCGCCGAAAGCCGGCGGCTGCTCGCGGACATCCGGGCCGGCAAGGTGCCCAAGCCGGACCTGCTCGTGTGGCCGGAGAGCGCGACCACCGTCACCGGCCCGGACCTGCAGGTCGACCAGCTGGTCGCCAACTTCGGCGTCCCCGCCCTGATCGGGGCGATCTACCGGCTGCCGGACGGGCACCTGCAGAACTCCGTCATCACCTGGGACCCCCGCACCGGGCCCGGCGCGCGCTACGCCAAGCAGCAGCTGGTGCCCTTCGGCGAATACGTCCCGGCCCGCAAGCTCGCCGAGCTGGTCACGCCGTTCCTCGACTCCGAAACCGTGGACATGGTCCCCGGCGACGGCACCAACCAGGCCATGGCCGCCGCGGGCACCAGGATCGGCGTGTTCGTCTGCTACGAAGCCGCGTTCGACTACCCGGCCCGCGACGCCGTGCGCGACGGCGCCGAGCTGCTCGTCGTGCCGACCAACAACGCCTGGTACGGCGAGAGCGAGATGAGCGTGCAGCAGCTGGCCATGTCCCGGCTGCGGGCGGTCGAGCACGGCCGGGCCGTCGTGGTGTCGGCGGTCTCCGGGGTGAGCGCCATCGTCGCCCCCGACGGGACCGTGACCAGCTCAACCGGCCTTTTCACGGCGGATTCGCTGGTCGGGCGCGTCCCGTTGCGGACGCAGACTACGCTGTCGGATCAATTGGGTGCGTGGACGGAGTACGGGCTGCTGGCTCTGGCGATCGCCGGGGTGGCCGGCGGGCTCGTACTCCGTTTTCGCACGCGGCGCAGCAGCGCCGGCACGGCAGCAGGGGAAGCGGCGGACTGACCGCCGCGGATATCGGAGGAGCACGGATGTCGCAGGCGCCGCGGGGGGCCCGGGAAATCGAGCCGGTGCTGGTGGTGATCCCGACCTACAACGAGCGGGAGAACCTCGGCCCGATCCTGGACCGCCTGCACAAGGCACTCCCGGACGTGCACGTGCTCGTGGTGGACGACGGCAGCCCCGACGGCACCGGCGAGCTCGCCGACGAGCGCGCGGCGGCCAACGACCACGTCCACGTGCTGCACCGCACCGAGAAGGCCGGCCTCGGCGCCGCCTACATCGCCGGGTTCCGCTGGGGCCTGGCGCGTGAGTACAACACGATCGTCGAGATGGACGCCGACGGCTCGCACGCCCCCGAAGACCTGCCCCGCCTGCTCGACGCGGTCGGCGACGCCGACCTGGCGATCGGCTCGCGGTACGTCCCGGGCGGCAGCGTCGTCAACTGGCCGGTCAAGCGCCAGGTCCTCTCCCGCGGCGCGAACCTCTACTCGCAGGTCGCGCTGGGCATGAAGGTCCGCGACATCACCGCCGGGTTCCGCGCCTACCGCCGCCCGGTGCTGGAGAAGCTGGCCCTGGACGAGGTCAACTCGCACGGCTACTGCTTCCAGATCGACCTGACCATCCGCACCGACGAGGCCGGCTTCGAGATCGTCGAGGTCCCGATCACCTTCACCGAGCGCGAGATCGGCGAGTCGAAGATGAACGGCTCGATCATCCAGGAGGCGTTCCTGCGGGTGGCGAAGTGGGGCCTGGAGCGCCGCTGGCACCAGCTGCGCAAGCTCCTCAAGCGCGCCTGACCCGGTTCCGGCCGTTCTGGGCCATGATGGGGCCGGTGACGACCATCGTGGCCTTCCACGCCCACGCCGACGACCCCGTCCTGCTCAGCGGCGGCACGCTGGCCCGCGCCGCGGCCGACGGGCACCGCGTGGTTGTCGTCGTGGCCACCGACGGCATCGCCGCCGAGCACCCGACGCCACGCTGGGCCGAACTGGAGGCGGCCGCGGCCATCCTCGGCGTGCACCGGGTCGTGCACCTGGGCTACGCCGACAGCGGCCACGGCCCCCAGCTCTTCGCCGACCCGCCGGGGCGGCAGCGCTTCGCCCGCGCGGACACCGAGGAAGCCGCGCACCGGCTCGCCGCCGTGCTGCACGAAGAGCGCGCCGACCTGCTGCTGGGCTACGACGGCAACGGCGGTTACGGGCACCGCGACCACGTGAAGGTGCACGAGGTGGCCCGCCGGGCGGCCCGGCTGACCGGAACGCGGCTGCTGGAGGCCACCCTGCCCCGCGACTTCGCGCTGCGGTTCGTGCGGGTGCTGCGGACGCTGCGGATCCCGTTCGACTACGACGCCGAAGCGCTCGGCCACGCCTACAGCCCGGCCTCGGCCATCACCCACCGGTTCGACGTGCGGCGCTTCGCCGCGCGCAAGCAGGCGGCGCTGGCCGCGCACGTGTCGGACGTCCGCGGCCGCGGACGGCTCTCGGCGGTGCTGCGGGTGCTCGTGTGGCTGCCGGCGCCGCTGTTCGGGCTGGTGGCCGGCCGGGAGTGGTTCACCGAGGTCACGCCGGCAGGATCGGCACACCCAGGTCTGCAAGTTCCTGCACGTTCTGGTCGTCGGCGTCGGTGACGATCCCGGCGACGTCGCCGAAGGGCAGCACGGTGAACCGGGACGCCGCCCCGAGCTTCTCGGCGCTGGCCAGCACGTAGGTGTCGGCCGCGCGCCGGGCCAGGGTGCGTTTCATGGCGGCTTCGTCGGCGTCACCCGTGGTCAGGCCGGCCTCGGGGTGGACGCCGGTGACGCCGAGCAGGAAGACGTCGGCGCTGATCGACCCGGCGGCCTCGGCGGCGGCCGCGCCGCAGGTCACCGCGGAGTGCCGGAACAGGCGCCCGCCGAGCAGGAACACCTCGATGCCGTGGTGGTCGAGCAGCGCGACGGCGACGGTCGGGCTGTGCGTGACGACGGTGGCTTCGAGGTTCTTCGGCAGGGCTTTCGCCACGGCGAGGGTGGTGGTGCCGCCGTCGAGGATGACCGTCGACCCGGGCCGGACCAGCGTGGCCGCGGCCTTGGCGACCCGGTCCTTGCCGTCGACGGCGATGGCCGTGCGGCTGGCGTAGTCGGCGACGGCGGGGGAGACGGGCAGCGCACCGCCGTAGACGCGCTGGCAGAGCCCGGCCGCGGCGAGGTCGCGCAGGTCGCGGCGGATGCTGTCCTCGGAGACGCCGAGTTCGGCCGCGACGTCCTTGGCCAGCACCTTGCCGTCGGCGGCGAGCCGGGCCAGCAGCAGTTCACGGCGTTCCCCGACCAGCATGCACGATCCTCCTTGTTGTTTCCGAGTCGTGCACATTATGGTCGCGGCATGACCTCTTCGACAAGCCTGTCCCGCAACCCGCGCGTCCGGGTCACCGACGTGGAGCTGCTGTCGTCGGCCTGGTACGTGCTCCGCCGCACGACGTTCGACTACCGGCACGCCGACGGCCGCTGGACGACCGAGCAGCGTGAAACCTACGACCGCGGCAACGGCGCCACGGTGCTGCTCTACGACCTCGCGGGCGGCACTGTCCTGCTGACCCGCCAGTTCCGCTACCCGGTCTACGTCAACGACCACCCGGACGGCATGTTCATCGAGACGGCAGCCGGCCTCCTGGACGCCGACGACCCGGAGACGGCGATCCGCCGCGAAGCCGAGGAGGAAACCGGCGTCCGCATCGGCGCGCTGGAGCACGTCTTCGACGTCTACACGAGCCC
Encoded proteins:
- the lnt gene encoding apolipoprotein N-acyltransferase, which translates into the protein MAVTVADPGPGTPHQRARTRRFPPAWLLRTAAACTSGFAFYLSFAPRPLWWLAPLAFAGLALVLRGRRFRAGFGYGFAFGFVFFLPLLTWLLDFLGPDFGPWPWLGLSFALALYHGLAGGLITLVSRLPAAPLWAALVFIALETPRAWFPFGGFPWGRVAFSQPEGAFLPLASIGGAPLVGLAVVLTGFAPAALAARLWRVRKITRPAAFAALGTLLPVVAGLALWPAIGTDAQDGERTVATVQGNAPDIGLALQGERTVLRDNTIAESRRLLADIRAGKVPKPDLLVWPESATTVTGPDLQVDQLVANFGVPALIGAIYRLPDGHLQNSVITWDPRTGPGARYAKQQLVPFGEYVPARKLAELVTPFLDSETVDMVPGDGTNQAMAAAGTRIGVFVCYEAAFDYPARDAVRDGAELLVVPTNNAWYGESEMSVQQLAMSRLRAVEHGRAVVVSAVSGVSAIVAPDGTVTSSTGLFTADSLVGRVPLRTQTTLSDQLGAWTEYGLLALAIAGVAGGLVLRFRTRRSSAGTAAGEAAD
- a CDS encoding PIG-L deacetylase family protein yields the protein MGPVTTIVAFHAHADDPVLLSGGTLARAAADGHRVVVVVATDGIAAEHPTPRWAELEAAAAILGVHRVVHLGYADSGHGPQLFADPPGRQRFARADTEEAAHRLAAVLHEERADLLLGYDGNGGYGHRDHVKVHEVARRAARLTGTRLLEATLPRDFALRFVRVLRTLRIPFDYDAEALGHAYSPASAITHRFDVRRFAARKQAALAAHVSDVRGRGRLSAVLRVLVWLPAPLFGLVAGREWFTEVTPAGSAHPGLQVPARSGRRRR
- a CDS encoding polyprenol monophosphomannose synthase, which codes for MSQAPRGAREIEPVLVVIPTYNERENLGPILDRLHKALPDVHVLVVDDGSPDGTGELADERAAANDHVHVLHRTEKAGLGAAYIAGFRWGLAREYNTIVEMDADGSHAPEDLPRLLDAVGDADLAIGSRYVPGGSVVNWPVKRQVLSRGANLYSQVALGMKVRDITAGFRAYRRPVLEKLALDEVNSHGYCFQIDLTIRTDEAGFEIVEVPITFTEREIGESKMNGSIIQEAFLRVAKWGLERRWHQLRKLLKRA
- a CDS encoding NUDIX domain-containing protein, translated to MTSSTSLSRNPRVRVTDVELLSSAWYVLRRTTFDYRHADGRWTTEQRETYDRGNGATVLLYDLAGGTVLLTRQFRYPVYVNDHPDGMFIETAAGLLDADDPETAIRREAEEETGVRIGALEHVFDVYTSPGSVTERLHCYAAPYDPAARGTGGGLAEEGEDIEVLELPFTKALEMIGTGEIADAKTIMLLQWAALHGPFRPA
- a CDS encoding DeoR/GlpR family DNA-binding transcription regulator, whose translation is MLVGERRELLLARLAADGKVLAKDVAAELGVSEDSIRRDLRDLAAAGLCQRVYGGALPVSPAVADYASRTAIAVDGKDRVAKAAATLVRPGSTVILDGGTTTLAVAKALPKNLEATVVTHSPTVAVALLDHHGIEVFLLGGRLFRHSAVTCGAAAAEAAGSISADVFLLGVTGVHPEAGLTTGDADEAAMKRTLARRAADTYVLASAEKLGAASRFTVLPFGDVAGIVTDADDQNVQELADLGVPILPA